The Juglans regia cultivar Chandler chromosome 16, Walnut 2.0, whole genome shotgun sequence nucleotide sequence GTGTTCACTCTGCAGCTCTTCGTTATTTTAATTGGACCCCAGTTAAACAAGGATAAGAGTTACCTGAGAAAGCTGCCCCATTATTTTTTGAGTACGGCTGCCGCTTCTAGGACGGGAATAACTGATGATATGGCCCTCTGCACTTACCCCTTACTGAGTACCATATTCCTAGGGATTTTTGCCATGATCCTCACTGCCTACTTGTTTTGGCTTGGAAGTCGGATATTGAAATTGGTGATCAATAAGAGTTTGCAGAAGAGAGTTTACACATTGGTATTCTCCGTTTCAAGTTTCCTACCATTGAGGGTTCTTTTCCTTGGTTTATCTGTTTTGTCTAAACCAGAGCATTTTCTGTTTGAAACTCTTGTTTTGCTGGCTTTTCTTGCTCTTTTATGTTGTGCCGGGCTGTGTATATGCATGCTTGTGTACTACCCAGTTGCAGATTCTTTAGCCCTGGGAAATCTACAGGACATAGAGGCTAGGAGGGTTGATGATGATCACAATGATGGCATCTCTCTTATCGCTAACCATAGCCATCCTGAAGAAAGCAGTCAAGTTAGTCCAAGTAGAAATTCTGATGCGTCAACAAAGCGGGGATCTATATCTTTCCGGACTTTTGAGAAAGATGGGACTTCAACAGGGGCATTCGTAGAGCTGAGTCTGTTCTCTCATAGTAGGGATGCAACCCCACTAGGATCGCCTCCACATCCTGGCTGGCCAATGCGTGCTTCTGTACAAGTTCCTGCACCCTAAAATCAAGGGAGAATTTGAGTACTTAAGTGAATATCAATTTTGTGTTAAAGAAAAACTGATTGTAAAGGATGTAGCTGAAATAAGGATATTAATTCTtggtttgttttctaattttagaTATGATGGTTTTCCTTGGGAGGAATTTATGATCCGTGtttctattttatctttttaccatttctataagaaaaattttggttccATTCTTGGTCAGACTCTCTCTTAATAAAGGCCATGTTAGGTCGTAACTTGGTTGGTTCAAATAATGTTTtctgctttcttttctttgttgatgttttattttttaatcatgataaataatatttttggtgcTGATAAAGCTATTTTGTTGAATGATCTGGCTGCTGTTCGTGAGATTAAGCTTCGATTGctttctcaattcattattataatttttttaaatttcaatacaaaatataataaataatttatttttttaaatattaaaatattaataatattaaaaaataatattttaataatattttattaattcaattcagtttaatattcaaatgcagcttaaaagaaaatagtgtCTAAGATGACATAACTTCTAATCTTCAAAATGGAAAATAGCATTTTAGATGGCATAACTTCTAATCTTCAAAATGAAGGTCTCGAGTTCGAAACCTATCTCCTTACAAAGAATTgtatctctaaattaattagttattataattttgttcgTCCTTTTATCTCTAGCGTATTATCACGgttatgaaaatcaatttatgTGTTGTAAGATGTAACTTATAAAATTTCTCGGACTTATAATGgtgcaattaaagaaaaatattttagaaatattaatatttatttataaagtgacattattgtaaaatagttatttcttgttttgattCTTATCAACTGCGCGTCTATTTCAGAAATAGAAGGCCCACGATGTTTGTATCATTAGTAAAGTACAAAATTACTGCTTGGTTACAACCACAAATTAAAACTAACAGAAGAGAATTTCAGCCAACCAAGACATCCACAAGCATAGGACCACCAACCGTTTCCTTCCTCTAAATAAACTCCTCTGCTTATTATAACCCCTACCCTTaccccctctctccctctttcccCTTTTTCAAACTTAATTCTTCCCAGCAAAAGACCAaacatttataaataaacaaaagaacataaGACTCCTCCTGTTTTGTGAGGAGATCTATTTTGTAGTAGTGAGGGCGGTTTTCTGATTAATGGGAAAACCGCTTTAATACAAGATTCCCAGCCTCATCAAATCATCCATGCTGAAATCTCAAGACTTGGTATTTTTCTAGTTTCTTTAGTGACACCCTATATTCGCTCCCTACCCTTACCCCCCAATTCTTGGCAAATGTCATTGTTTTCATATGATTTCATTGCGGCTACTGGAAACAAAATTTGATCAGCGTGTTATCTTTTTGcttattgtaattttgagttCTTTGTAAATACCCCTCATCATTTCGTTCCACTTCAATTCACAGTGGAAATATTTTTGGTTATGCATGCATCTTGAAGGACTCGAATTTTCATATTATGAGTTGGGTTTTGACAACGGATTTAGAATTGTAAAGGCAGATTTACACATTCCATTTTTTCATAATGAAAAGAGCAGAAAAGATGGGCAGAGATTGTCAATGCACTACTCTTCACTCTGATGAATGGGTGCAGGGGAAGCTGGTTGGATCAGGGTCTTTTGGCAATGTCCACTTGGCCATGAGCAAAGCCACTGGAGGACTTTTTGTTGGGAAATCTTCGCAGTCTGGGGTTGGACTAGAGGCATTAGAGAATGAGGCTAAAATCCTCTAGAGTTTGAATTCTAGGTATATTGTCCGATGTATAGGGATGGATTTCATGAGGGGATCAAATGGTGGACACAAACTCAATGTCTTTATGGAGTACATGGTAGGGGGTAGTTTGTCAGATGTGGCAGAAAAATTTTGTGGAGTGCTAGAAGAAAAAGTGATTAAGTTGTATACAAGAGAGATTCTTCTTGGTATTAAGTATCTTCATGAGAGTGGAATCGTGCATTGTGATCTTAAGAGCAAGAATGTGCTTTTGGGTTCATCCGGGGATATCAAATTGGCCGATTTTGGTTGTGCAAAGAGGTTGGAGGGATTTATGGGTAATAGGGGTCTGGGACTCCATTATGGATGGCTCctgaagttttgagaaatgaaggaTTGGATTTTGCTTCGGATATTTGGTCACTGGGATGCACGGTGATTGAAATGGCAATCGGCAGGCCTCCTTGGGATGATAAGCTCTTTAATCCAATGGCTGCAGTTCTAAAGATTGCATGCAGCGATGTGACACCTCAATTTCCAACTCAATTCTCAAAGGAGGGGTTGGATTTTTTGGCCAAGTGCTTGGAGAGAGAGCCCGAAAGAAGGTGGATAGCTGAGAAGTTGCTTAACCATCCATTTGTTTCTAGGAATTCAACGAGGACACATACAAGGCCGGAACCAGCATGCTCTCTAGCAAGTATCTTCGACTTTGGGATTTATGATTCAGAGAGCGGTAATGCAGATGCTTTCCGAAGCAAAAATGCATTCTCATGGTCTCTGTGTTGTTGTAGTGAGAGAAACAAAACAGTAAGAAGATAGCAGACAAGGAGTGAGTTAGCTTCGTCGGAGATTTGGATTACTGTTAGATCCCATGTTACTTGTTGAAGTTTGGGCCAGATCATTTGGAGAAAAAAGTAGATTTATAGAGAGTGAAAGTGTAGACTGATTTGAATGTACAGCTCTAAAGTAGAGAGAGCTAGGTTACCAAGTTTGTCAGTTGTTTTCCTagagcattttaattttttccttggACAGTATCAAGCTTTTGCTTTGAATTTTGCACCCTCATCAAGTTTCTCATTTTAGGAAAGCTCATGTCAAAACTTTCCGAGATTCTAATTGTTGCAATCAATTCCACTCATTTGGCTCCAAgagttctctctttctccgttCCAGCCCAACAGAAGCTGCAGTACCGGTGCAGCCAATTTAATTAGTGAAAAGGTAAAATCATCTTTGGCCAATGCAAATGACAGGTTTGGAACGCATTTAATCGGATAAAGTTAATATGTGGAAGTTTCGGATGTCATGTCGTCGTTGCTTTCAGATTCCGCTCTTCAGTTCAGTAACTGACATCCCCTCTTTTTTTGGGGTTCTACCCTTTCCCTTTCCCTACTTAATTTGGAAAAACATCCACAATCAGCCCTACGAGAGGATAGCCCTCAGAACCATGCCCCATGATTTTGGGAGTCGGATAATCTAAATATGAAACAGGTGCAAGCAGAACAAATTTACAACCACCATTCACTCAATCACAACTCTATGCGATAAAGCCTCTGATCATGATTCAAAAGAAGCAATAAAATCTAGATGGCCAAAAAAACCTGTGTGAAATACGTTGTCGGCAGCAAAACCTCGATCGAAAGTGCAAGGGAATTCAATTCAAGGGAGAAACCCATCTCTCAGTCAAATTAATGAAACAACTCAATTCAAGGAAGAAACATCCAGCTCCATTGCATAACTCCTAACCCCATGCCCCCGCACCGCAGTCAGAGTTCCAATTACTCGtgttttgcctttccttttcccTCAATTGTTTCAGTCAACTGTGAACCATCGTAAGACAACAAACAGATATATAAATGAATGATGGCCACGTTATGAAAGACACAGAGCTATCGTCAAATTAATCCTCCACTTGCTTCTAAGCATACCACTGCCTCTACAAACATCTCGTCTCCCATCCTGAATGCCAAAATGATCTAATCTACTCAATCGCAAACACATCAGTATGCATACAGTAAAAAAAGTTATACTTCTATATACTTTTGTACATATTGGAACCCAACCGAAACAGATGATCCATATGGACAGGCATTTATGATGATGTCTACAAAAGAGGACAACTAGTATAAAATATCTTGCATGCACCAAAACTACCAAAATGTCATGCAAAGACTGCCATTCCACACGCTAGCTCCAAGCCTTTGTAGAAAGTGGTTTTCCTCCCATAATCTTCCTTTAGAAATCCCCCCgactcttttttcctcttttcttttgggCCAAATTTTGGCATGTTACCTTCCCCTTTCCATGAGAACTCAAGAATGATATTTTTCAGAATAGTATTAACTCAAAAGCTCCTGTGAATGGAGGAAACATCTCTCATACCTTGTAATGAAACTGGCTGCTCTCTTACACGTGATAAAACAATGGAAACTTGCTCAATTGCAACATCTAGCCGCTCCTTGGACTTGGTAGATTCCGTTACCAGAGTTGATACCATACTCTGCAGAAACTGTATTCTTTCAGCATGATCACTTGGAGTACTCTGAAGGAGCTTTGCAGAAGGTGTGCTGATCCGGCGCCAACGGATGGGAAGGTACCTATCTGGAATCTGAAAGCAATTTCCTGTCGAGAGAACTCGAAGGGCATGCCGACAAAGAATTCCAGAGAACTCGAAATGATGGCAACTGCAACTTATGATGCCTTCCCGTGGAACCCAATACACTTTCCGACCACCCTCAGTTTTTGTGTGGTGTCTCACTAGAAAACCATCATCTACGTGAAAAGATGCATAGTGGGCAGCCAGAACAAGTTGTTCTTGTAGCTTAGAGAAGGCAAAAGGAGTCAGCATCGTGGCAGCATGGGATTCCATGGGGGCCCCTGTTTTCAGGCATATATTTTGGAGATTCTGTTGCATTGTTTGTTGTTCTCCAGTTTGATCTTTAAAATCTACGGCAACTGCAACCTGCCAGGGCAAATTAAAGTAAAACATAGGAAAAAGCTCTACTCAACTCAACTGAGCCttaatcctaattaattaatctatgCATAAgggtaaaaactaaaaactctTCGTGACAGTTTTCTGTCAATCTGTTGAACTGGAATCAAGTTCTGAATTAAGTACGGATTGATATCCAGTAACCTCAtcaagattgaaagaaaaataatccaaAACATGGAAATATAATAGTAAAAGCaacattaaaaaagttaaaaacttgcTATGCCATGTCAAGCTGTTTCTGTTATTATTTTTTCGATAAgggcatatttttattttaatgtgcATATCTTAATCCTCTCAAGCTTTCTAGCTCTCAGAACTTTTCAAGGTTAAATTTAGTCTGACAGTCTTGGTAGGGCTAACATTTCAAGTCAAGGACCAGGAAATAAACCTGGACACTCCACATTGGGTGGGGAATTAGGCACTCTTTACAGGTACTAGGGTAAACTGCACATTAGTTACTTTTCTTTCTTCGATATGCACATATATATGTCCCTAATTATGTTAGCATGCATATCTTAATCATCATAAGCTTTCCTGCTCCCAGGACCATTCAACTCTTAATTTAATCTGACAGTCTTGGTACGGCTAACATTTCAAGTCAAGGACCAGGAAATAAACCTGTACCCGCCAGGCCGGGTAGGGGATAGGCATTAGGCACTATTTACAGGTACTAGGTCCAAATTGCCCATTagttacttttcttttttcaatatttttgggCAAAGACTTTATTGTGCTcaagttttcttcattttgcaATACTATATTAAAGTGATTAGTTTTTCTTATTAGCACGACTCAttatcatcaaattttatatatggctTTTTGTCCAGGCACATGTCAACAGTATctcttttcttccttcaaatACCAGCACTAGGGCAAATATTTAaccaaaagaacataaaaaaaaaaaaaaaatcaaataaaatcaaaagccCTTTATTtcagtgattttattttcagtaaTCATGTCCTGCATATCTCAATAGTCACCATTTAACAACCTTCTGTGAATGGCAGAGTATTTCCACTCCTCACCATACTGTATCCAATACAATCTGCCTGTTTGACATGATTCAGGTTATGAAGAGAACATGTCTATATGTTTTGGCATCTTCAGATACACGAAGTCACAAAAATAATTGACCAAAACAAGGCATAGATTAATGATTACTGGACCAGAAAAGTTAAGTGCTTGCTGGGTTAGTATTAATAACTtttccttcctctctctttATGGTGTGACAGAGAAAGACAGGGAGGGGTGGGGGCAGAAGCTTTTGAACATAAAAAGGCCAGTCTTGAAAAATCCCCAACACATTCTCAGCATGCCCAAAGTGAAACAGGCTGCCAAGcaccaaaaattttatatacacagaaaacaaagaaattttatatcCTAATATTCTTATGAGGCTAGTCCTCACTGTTAGCAGCCCAAGATCTTTAATTGATACTGACTAAAATGTAGAACATGGTACTGATTACACTGAGCAATCATGGGTCATCACTTAGGAATACTTGCAAATATGGTAAGATGGGTACTAGAGAGGGGAATGGGTCCTATGGGGTGGGGGTTTGGAAACACATACAACGTGGTTGGGGGTTGTTTTCTCGTCATTCTAAATTCTTGGTGGGGGACGGCACtcgtataaaattttggagggacatttggtgtggggagAAGGCTCTAGCGGACACCTTTCCTTCCGTTTTTCGTTTGGCATGTGATCAAGAGGCTTCAGTGGCGGATCTCATGGTTTGTTTAGAGGATCAACTCCATTGGAATGTCACCTTTAGTAGAGCAGCTCAAGATTGGGAACTAAACAGTTTCGAGGCGTTTTTCAGTCGAGTGTACTCTACGAGAATGTCTGGATTGAGAGAAGATAAACTGTGGTGGAATCCGGCAGGTAAGGATGTTTTTTCGGTTCGCTCCTTCTATAAGTCCCTTACTTTGCTTCCAAACACACATTTTCCTTGGAGAGGATTGTGGAGGAATAAAGCACCTCCAAAAGCACTATTTTTCACTTGGACGGCGGCTCTGGGTAAGATTCTGACCACTGATAATTTGCGGAAGCGCCGGGTAATTATTCCAGAATGGTGTTGTACGTGCAAGAAAGCTGGCGAGACAATGGATCAtcttttgttacattgtgagacagctagAGCACTGTAGAGCGATGTGTTCATTCAATTAGGGTTAAATTGGGCGATGCCTGCTACAGTGGTAGAGTTATTGGCTAGCTGGATATTGCCGGGTGGTGCTCCA carries:
- the LOC109016950 gene encoding uncharacterized protein LOC109016950; amino-acid sequence: MPLTRFSADAFGVVTICLVAFLIVLGLLCIIYSVYFRSRIRSSGCIQLSYFSGPWIIRITFILFAIWWGFGEVIRLSLLRRALNLKWQETVCKGYIVSNLGFAEPCLFLTLVFLLRAPLQKTQLGILNGRWNGKTAGYVLLCCLPVFTLQLFVILIGPQLNKDKSYLRKLPHYFLSTAAASRTGITDDMALCTYPLLSTIFLGIFAMILTAYLFWLGSRILKLVINKSLQKRVYTLVFSVSSFLPLRVLFLGLSVLSKPEHFLFETLVLLAFLALLCCAGLCICMLVYYPVADSLALGNLQDIEARRVDDDHNDGISLIANHSHPEESSQVSPSRNSDASTKRGSISFRTFEKDGTSTGAFVELSLFSHSRDATPLGSPPHPGWPMRASVQVPAP